The following are from one region of the Penaeus chinensis breed Huanghai No. 1 chromosome 5, ASM1920278v2, whole genome shotgun sequence genome:
- the LOC125025913 gene encoding inositol oxygenase-like → MADSSPPRILMVDPSLAFRPEEAIKESGWQFRNYVEESDDPHLKQVKETYLKMHTFQTVEFVKKKHEHWRKFDKFEATILEALQKLNSLVDESDPDVSVPNIVHAFQTAERIRAAHPDKDWLQLTGLIHDLGKVMAFYGEPQFSTVGDTFVVGCEVGKSVVYRDTTFHDNPDTKNPKFNTKYGIYEPNCGLDKVYMSWGHDEYLYHVLKHNKSTLPEEGLYMIRYHSFYPWHTGGDYMHLCDNRDMEMLPWIREFNKFDLYTKKEKVPDIEELKPYYQSLIDKYCPGTLKW, encoded by the exons ATGGCG GACTCCTCCCCCCCGCGTATCCTTATGGTGGATCCCTCGCTGGCTTTCCGACCCGAGGAGGCCATTAAGGAGTCGGGATGGCAGTTCAGGAATTACGTAGAGGAATCCGACGACCCTCACCTGAAGCAGGTGAAGGAGACGTACCTCAAGATGCACACCTTCCAGACGGTGGAGTTCGTcaagaagaag CACGAGCACTGGCGGAAGTTCGACAAGTTCGAGGCGACCATCCTGGAGGCGCTGCAGAAGCTGAACTCGCTGGTGGACGAGAGCGACCCCGACGTGTCGGTGCCCAACATCGTGCACGCCTTCCAGACCGCCGAGCGCATCCGCGCCGCCCACCCCGACAAGGACTGGCTGCAGCTCACGGGCCTCATCCACGACCTGGGCAAG GTGATGGCGTTCTACGGCGAGCCTCAGTTCTCCACCGTCGGCGACACCTTCGTGGTCGGCTGCGAGGTCGGGAAGTCCGTCGTCTATAGGGACACGACCTTCCACGACAACCCCGACACCAAGAACCCTAAGTTTAA caCAAAATACGGAATTTACGAACCCAACTGCGGCCTCGATAAAGTGTACATGTCCTGGGGCCACGACGAGTACTTGTACCACGTCCTCAAGCACAACAAGTCCACGCTGCCTGAAGAAGGACTCTACATGATTAG GTACCACTCCTTCTACCCCTGGCACACGGGCGGCGACTACATGCACCTGTGCGACAACCGCGACATGGAGATGCTCCCCTGGATCAGGGAATTCAA TAAATTCGACCTTTacacgaagaaggaaaaagtacCAGACATCGAGGAACTCAAACCCTACTACCAGTCCTTGATCGACAAGTACTGCCCAGGGACACTTAAGTGGTAA